From Methanococcus voltae PS, the proteins below share one genomic window:
- a CDS encoding NosD domain-containing protein, with protein MKLNNNLIFFTLLMVTMLAVNTVYAASETANTNYDAFGITIYKPGIHYISHKILANKCDAITIKSDNVTIIGTGVPLTSENGLVRGIYGQNLKNITIKNMAISKYHKGIHMVNVINISIINNTLTSNGDYNIYLIDCPNSTIINNTLTSSITRDIYAENCPNSLIINNTVNSNGDTGIHLKKSPNSTITNNRVSSGYYGITLWSSPNSSFVNNTADSSEYGIYIFNSPNTPIIYNTVNSNKNGICIDNSKNNTVINNTADSNSIADVVIDYSSYNCVLINNSLDTRGLRIGNTYDHIGGINTHTVINTTINGKPIYYYKNNNTKKVPEDAGQVILMNCSNMLVENLNISGAYYGITAQYGTNCNFTNNTLNSNGYGIYIENSKNSTITNNNANSNDNIGIYSGYSKNSTIINNTVNSNLKGIYLSHSTNSTVINNTADSNIRYGIHLCSSQGTSLMNNIVSLNGVNGIYLQESNNNQIINNRLHLNRDAGAFLSNSHNNYIIKNIFNNTKNLRMGYGINYWNTTKENGGGNYWFTPKGTGFSETHADNNGDGFCDEVYKIDNHNIDYLPIYYENSIFALVLEPKNDNENKKNKIDASKSIKSKSLRRTVSDSTVVYGSNFDKQLANSLKENTYSDDTEIDRDTIILGGPVSNRIANQYNDRFSIPVTNDNPGTNRGIIQVISIPSGSSSIVQSYKLIYIAGSDRLGTEAALKYFETLTELPDEPITVEWVDGKSVLV; from the coding sequence ATGAAACTAAATAATAATCTAATATTTTTTACGTTACTAATGGTAACAATGTTGGCTGTTAATACAGTTTATGCAGCATCTGAAACCGCCAATACAAATTATGACGCATTTGGAATCACTATATACAAACCAGGGATTCATTACATTAGTCATAAAATATTGGCTAACAAGTGTGACGCCATCACAATTAAATCCGATAATGTAACAATTATAGGTACGGGTGTTCCTTTAACTTCTGAAAATGGTTTAGTACGAGGTATTTATGGGCAAAATTTAAAAAATATTACAATAAAAAATATGGCTATATCTAAGTACCATAAAGGTATCCATATGGTTAATGTAATCAATATTTCCATCATAAATAATACCCTAACCTCAAATGGTGATTATAATATCTATTTAATAGACTGTCCAAACAGCACTATTATAAATAATACCCTAACCTCAAGTATAACAAGGGATATTTACGCTGAGAATTGCCCCAATTCCCTTATTATAAATAATACAGTAAATTCAAATGGGGATACGGGTATTCATTTGAAAAAATCTCCAAATAGTACTATTACAAATAACCGAGTAAGTTCGGGATATTATGGTATTACGCTATGGAGCTCTCCTAATAGCTCCTTTGTAAATAATACTGCAGATTCAAGCGAATATGGCATATATATATTTAATTCTCCAAATACCCCCATTATATATAATACAGTAAATTCAAACAAAAATGGTATTTGTATAGATAATTCTAAGAATAATACCGTTATAAATAATACTGCAGATTCAAATAGTATTGCAGACGTTGTGATAGATTATTCTTCTTATAACTGTGTTCTCATCAATAATTCTTTAGATACACGAGGACTTAGGATAGGAAATACATACGACCATATCGGTGGTATAAATACGCATACTGTGATAAATACGACGATAAATGGTAAACCAATTTATTATTATAAAAATAATAATACTAAAAAAGTTCCTGAAGATGCGGGGCAAGTAATACTTATGAACTGTTCGAATATGCTTGTTGAGAATTTAAACATATCAGGTGCATATTATGGAATAACCGCACAATATGGTACAAATTGTAATTTTACCAATAATACTTTAAATTCAAATGGTTATGGTATCTATATAGAAAATTCTAAAAATAGTACAATTACCAACAATAATGCAAATTCAAATGACAATATTGGCATTTATTCCGGTTATTCTAAAAATAGCACCATTATAAATAATACTGTAAATTCCAACCTCAAAGGTATTTATTTATCGCATTCTACGAATAGCACAGTTATAAATAATACTGCAGATTCAAACATTAGATATGGTATTCATCTATGTAGCTCACAGGGCACCTCCTTAATGAATAATATAGTAAGTTTAAACGGGGTAAATGGCATTTACTTACAAGAATCTAATAATAATCAAATAATAAATAATAGATTACATTTAAACAGGGATGCAGGTGCCTTTTTATCGAATTCCCATAATAATTATATTATAAAAAATATATTTAACAACACAAAAAATTTACGTATGGGATATGGTATAAATTACTGGAACACTACAAAAGAGAACGGTGGAGGAAACTACTGGTTTACTCCAAAAGGTACTGGTTTTTCCGAAACACATGCTGATAACAATGGCGATGGATTTTGTGACGAAGTATATAAAATAGATAATCATAACATAGATTATTTACCAATATATTATGAAAACTCAATCTTTGCACTAGTTCTAGAGCCAAAAAATGATAATGAAAATAAAAAAAATAAAATAGATGCTTCAAAATCTATTAAATCTAAATCATTAAGAAGAACAGTTTCAGATTCAACTGTAGTTTATGGAAGTAACTTCGATAAACAGTTAGCAAACAGTTTAAAAGAAAATACCTATTCAGACGATACTGAAATAGATAGAGATACTATAATATTAGGTGGTCCTGTATCCAATAGAATAGCTAATCAATATAACGATAGATTTAGTATTCCAGTAACTAACGATAATCCAGGAACTAATAGAGGAATTATACAAGTTATAAGTATTCCTTCAGGTTCATCTTCAATAGTTCAAAGTTATAAGTTAATCTATATAGCTGGCTCTGATAGATTAGGAACTGAAGCTGCTTTAAAATATTTTGAAACTCTTACTGAGTTACCTGACGAACCTATAACTGTAGAATGGGTTGACGGTAAATCAGTATTAGTTTAA
- a CDS encoding HNH endonuclease domain-containing protein, with protein sequence MVELCVLNTTLTDNKLKTISKFNSKETISFTFEEIAELYLKYYWNQTIYFDLVQGSNLTKLPVIIQHVKKLINEYKLIAGNNPKKYEKIDFKALGLEKSYKNTIKKISKVLPENVAWRFKKLNRNTYEIYELDLEKRTVSFKLEDAMILNKYSDLMFQIINYRWTQMLEGFNLSPRISSKVKVCDQPEIKRNSLNKFKKFLDCEFEDENRYCFYSGEKLSDGLTSIDHVIPWSFMYSDDIWNLVYCNRCINSSKSNKTPAENTIEKLEDRNILLLKKLENSIYSTSKITKELNLAIKKDYVRKFWIASKG encoded by the coding sequence TTGGTAGAATTATGCGTTTTAAATACAACATTGACAGATAATAAGCTTAAAACAATTAGTAAATTCAATTCAAAAGAAACAATATCCTTTACATTTGAAGAAATTGCAGAGCTATATTTAAAATATTATTGGAATCAAACAATATACTTCGATTTAGTACAGGGGTCTAATCTTACAAAATTACCAGTTATTATACAGCACGTTAAGAAATTAATAAATGAATACAAACTTATTGCAGGAAATAATCCTAAAAAATATGAAAAAATAGATTTTAAAGCGTTAGGTTTAGAAAAATCTTACAAAAATACTATAAAAAAGATTTCTAAGGTATTACCCGAAAATGTAGCTTGGAGATTTAAAAAATTAAATAGAAATACTTATGAAATTTATGAATTAGACTTAGAAAAAAGGACTGTTAGTTTTAAATTAGAAGATGCAATGATTTTAAACAAATATTCTGATTTAATGTTTCAAATAATAAATTATCGATGGACGCAAATGTTAGAAGGTTTTAACTTATCTCCTCGAATATCTTCAAAAGTAAAAGTTTGTGACCAGCCTGAAATTAAAAGAAATAGCTTAAATAAATTTAAAAAGTTTTTAGACTGTGAGTTTGAAGATGAAAATAGGTATTGTTTTTATAGTGGTGAAAAATTATCCGATGGTTTAACTTCAATCGACCACGTTATACCTTGGTCTTTTATGTACTCTGACGACATATGGAATTTAGTTTATTGTAATAGATGTATAAATTCGAGTAAATCAAATAAAACGCCTGCAGAAAATACTATAGAAAAGTTAGAAGATAGAAATATATTACTCTTAAAAAAATTGGAAAATTCAATATACTCTACAAGTAAAATTACTAAGGAATTAAATTTAGCGATTAAAAAAGATTATGTTAGAAAATTTTGGATAGCTTCGAAGGGATAA
- a CDS encoding MBOAT family O-acyltransferase yields MVIILLFNSLNYLIFLPLVFTMFILTNSKYRWLILLIASYYFYMSWNPAYILLIVISTIISYLTALKMGKISEKADRKPYLYMSLFLNLGLLFIFKYYNFFNDSLTHYLSLPMYLPTFDLLLPVGISFYTFQALSYTIDVYRSTKEPEKHFGIYALYVSFFPQLVAGPIERSTHLLPQFREKYKFNYGKTVSGLRLILWGFFLKLAIADNVAPIVNAIYNNVHDYTGAPLIIATIFFAYQIFCDFAGYSYIAIGSARILGFDLMDNFKSPYMSRSFSEFWRRWHISLSTWFRDYLYIPLGGNRVSKLRHSLNLFIVFLVSGLWHGANWTFIIWGGIHGAYLVVENTIMQLLNGKELKSNIFLDILKVMVVFSFVSFAWIFFRANDISDALYVCTHLFTGIFSTPASEVLEKFYSLGFGAYLFLKIVGSIAILEFVHLMQITRFGKCNALKTYARWPIYYFLIFWILLNGAFQSNEFIYFQF; encoded by the coding sequence ATGGTGATCATATTGTTATTTAATTCCCTAAATTATTTAATATTCCTCCCATTAGTATTTACAATGTTTATTCTTACCAATTCTAAATATAGGTGGTTGATATTATTAATTGCCAGTTATTACTTTTATATGAGTTGGAATCCAGCATATATTTTATTAATAGTAATATCTACAATAATATCCTATTTAACCGCACTAAAGATGGGCAAAATCTCCGAAAAGGCAGATAGAAAACCTTATTTATATATGAGTTTATTTTTGAATCTGGGATTATTGTTTATATTCAAATATTATAATTTTTTTAATGATTCATTAACTCATTATTTAAGTCTACCTATGTATTTACCTACTTTTGATTTATTATTACCTGTAGGTATATCTTTTTATACATTTCAGGCGTTAAGTTATACGATTGATGTGTATCGAAGCACTAAAGAACCGGAGAAACACTTTGGAATTTATGCACTCTATGTGTCATTTTTCCCACAACTTGTAGCAGGCCCTATAGAGCGTTCTACACATTTACTACCCCAATTTAGGGAAAAATACAAATTTAACTATGGTAAAACAGTTTCAGGATTAAGACTAATATTATGGGGTTTTTTCTTAAAATTAGCAATTGCAGATAATGTGGCACCAATAGTTAATGCAATATATAATAATGTCCATGATTATACTGGAGCACCATTAATTATAGCCACCATATTCTTTGCTTATCAAATATTTTGCGATTTTGCAGGTTATTCGTATATTGCAATAGGTTCTGCAAGGATATTGGGCTTTGATTTAATGGATAACTTTAAAAGTCCTTATATGTCCAGATCATTTTCTGAATTTTGGAGAAGATGGCATATTTCATTATCTACTTGGTTTAGAGATTATTTATACATCCCATTGGGTGGAAATCGTGTTTCAAAATTAAGACATTCTTTAAATTTGTTTATAGTATTTTTAGTTAGTGGATTATGGCATGGTGCAAACTGGACATTTATTATTTGGGGGGGAATACACGGTGCTTATTTAGTAGTCGAAAATACGATCATGCAATTGTTAAATGGAAAAGAGTTGAAATCAAATATATTCCTGGATATTTTAAAAGTAATGGTTGTATTTTCATTTGTATCATTTGCTTGGATATTTTTCAGAGCAAATGATATAAGTGATGCGTTATATGTGTGCACGCACTTGTTTACTGGGATTTTTAGCACGCCTGCTTCTGAAGTACTTGAAAAATTTTATAGCCTTGGTTTTGGAGCCTATTTGTTCTTAAAAATTGTTGGTTCAATAGCAATATTAGAATTTGTTCACTTAATGCAAATTACTAGGTTTGGTAAATGTAATGCACTAAAAACGTATGCAAGATGGCCCATTTATTATTTTTTAATATTTTGGATATTATTAAATGGTGCCTTTCAATCGAATGAATTTATATATTTCCAATTTTAG
- a CDS encoding nucleoside triphosphate pyrophosphohydrolase, translated as MKIQHHKLVRDNIVDIIEKDGKKASFHIASDEEYKIKLYVKLNEEIAEFKDNPCEEELADILEVIYSISKINNFDLEAVEKIRKSKLLKNGGFKKKIILENVDVGGI; from the coding sequence ATGAAAATTCAACACCACAAACTCGTAAGAGATAATATTGTAGATATTATTGAAAAAGATGGTAAAAAAGCAAGTTTTCATATTGCGAGTGATGAAGAATATAAAATAAAGCTCTATGTAAAATTAAACGAAGAAATTGCAGAATTTAAAGATAATCCTTGCGAAGAAGAACTTGCAGATATTTTAGAAGTTATATATTCAATATCTAAAATTAATAATTTTGATTTAGAAGCTGTTGAAAAAATAAGAAAATCTAAATTATTAAAAAATGGAGGATTTAAAAAAAAGATAATCCTTGAAAATGTTGATGTTGGAGGGATTTAA